Proteins found in one Sorghum bicolor cultivar BTx623 chromosome 1, Sorghum_bicolor_NCBIv3, whole genome shotgun sequence genomic segment:
- the LOC8067418 gene encoding protein G1-like5 — MDLIPHPDSPHSDNSGGVGGGGGGGGVGSVSGALSPAGASSAGAVSALASPSRYESQKRRDWNTFGQYLRNHRPPLSLARCSGAHVLEFLRYLDQFGKTKVHTPACPFFGHPAPPAPCPCPLRQAWGSLDALVGRLRAAYEENGGRPENNPFGARAVRLYLREVRDHQSRARGVSYEKKKRKKAPAHPVPAAVISSSSSHDGNGHHHYEHHQMPPPPPPGAAA, encoded by the coding sequence ATGGACCTGATTCCGCACCCGGACAGCCCGCACTCCGACAAcagcggcggcgtcggcggcggtggcggtggcggcggcgtgggATCGGTGTCCGGGGCGCTGTCGCCGGCGGGGGCGTCGTCCGCGGGCGCGGTGTCGGCGCTGGCGTCGCCGAGCCGGTACGAGTCGCAGAAGCGCAGGGACTGGAACACGTTCGGGCAGTACCTGCGGAACCACCGCCCGCCGCTGTCCCTGGCGCGCTGCAGCGGCGCGCACGTGCTCGAGTTCCTGCGCTACCTCGACCAGTTCGGCAAGACCAAGGTGCACACCCCGGCCTGCCCCTTCTTCGGCCACCCGGCGCCGCCGGCGCCCTGCCCGTGCCCGCTCCGCCAGGCGTGGGGCAGCCTGGACGCGCTCGTGGGCAGGCTGCGCGCCGCCTACGAGGAGAACGGGGGGCGGCCCGAGAACAACCCCTTCGGCGCGCGCGCCGTCAGGCTCTACCTCCGCGAGGTGCGCGACCATCAGTCCCGCGCCCGGGGCGTCAGCTACGAGAAGAAGAAGCGCAAGAAGGCCCCGGCGCACCCCGTCCCCGCCGCCgtcatctcctcctcctcctcccacgACGGCAACGGACACCACCACTACGAGCACCACCAgatgccgccgccaccaccgcccggCGCAGCGGCTTGA